In Prochlorococcus marinus str. MIT 1214, one DNA window encodes the following:
- a CDS encoding cobyric acid synthase, whose protein sequence is MSIELKRTPLMVLGTSSGAGKTLIATAICRYLKRKGEQPIPFKGQNMSNNAWVDTKGREMAYSQALQSWSAGLEPSAEMNPVLLKPKGDCTSEVIHLGKSVGTSKAINYYEDWFDSGWKAIKKGLSTLSNSQRDGRLILEGAGSPVEVNLQHKDLTNLKLAKFLNANCILVADIERGGVFAQIIGTIALMKPDEKKLLKGIIINRFRGDKALFASGVKWIEKETGIPVLGILPWLQEMFPPEDSLDLLERKQINQSAEIEIAIIKLPRISNFSDLDPFFSDSSIQIRWIEPGQSLGQPDVLIIPGSKQTIKDLESLNNSGLSNQIKDYAKNGGNIFGICGGLQMLGKSLEDPHNKESNDELSTFSNIGMNLLPIKTTFGEIKHTSQIEERVSWPGSQKIKGFEMHYGESDLINNKDSEIISLFKNSSLGWVIEKKDKSFIGGTYLHGIFENDEWRRQWINKIRQKKGLNHLRLDEENNSDKREKLLDLLTDAFEKNINIDILIK, encoded by the coding sequence ATGAGCATAGAACTAAAACGTACTCCTTTAATGGTTTTAGGGACCTCTAGTGGTGCGGGGAAAACACTCATAGCTACAGCTATTTGCAGATATTTAAAAAGGAAAGGGGAACAGCCAATTCCTTTTAAGGGCCAAAACATGAGCAATAACGCTTGGGTTGACACTAAGGGAAGAGAAATGGCATATTCTCAAGCCCTTCAATCTTGGTCAGCAGGATTAGAACCAAGTGCTGAAATGAATCCTGTTCTTCTGAAGCCAAAGGGGGATTGTACAAGTGAAGTGATTCACCTAGGTAAAAGTGTAGGAACTAGTAAAGCGATAAATTATTACGAAGATTGGTTTGATTCAGGGTGGAAAGCCATTAAAAAAGGCCTATCAACATTATCAAATAGCCAAAGAGACGGAAGACTGATTCTTGAGGGGGCTGGAAGTCCGGTAGAGGTGAATTTACAACATAAAGATCTTACGAATTTGAAATTAGCAAAATTTTTAAATGCAAATTGTATTTTAGTGGCAGATATTGAAAGAGGGGGCGTTTTCGCCCAAATCATTGGAACAATTGCATTGATGAAACCTGATGAAAAAAAATTACTTAAAGGAATAATTATTAATAGATTCAGAGGCGACAAAGCCTTATTTGCATCAGGAGTTAAATGGATAGAAAAAGAAACAGGAATCCCAGTTTTAGGAATATTACCTTGGCTACAAGAGATGTTCCCCCCTGAAGATTCCCTTGATCTACTTGAAAGGAAACAAATAAATCAAAGTGCAGAAATAGAAATAGCAATCATAAAATTACCTAGAATTAGTAATTTTTCTGATCTAGACCCTTTCTTTAGTGATTCAAGTATTCAAATTAGATGGATAGAACCTGGCCAAAGCCTAGGCCAACCTGATGTATTAATAATTCCTGGAAGCAAACAAACTATTAAAGATTTAGAGAGTCTAAATAATTCTGGTTTGAGCAATCAGATAAAAGATTATGCAAAAAATGGAGGTAATATTTTTGGCATTTGTGGAGGATTACAAATGCTTGGAAAATCATTGGAAGATCCTCATAATAAGGAAAGCAATGATGAACTAAGTACATTTTCAAATATTGGGATGAACCTTCTTCCAATAAAAACAACCTTTGGAGAAATCAAGCACACCTCACAAATAGAAGAAAGAGTTTCATGGCCAGGCTCTCAGAAAATAAAAGGGTTTGAAATGCATTATGGGGAAAGTGATTTGATCAATAATAAAGATTCAGAAATTATTTCTCTATTTAAAAACAGTTCTTTAGGGTGGGTAATTGAAAAAAAAGATAAAAGCTTTATTGGAGGAACTTATTTACATGGAATTTTTGAAAATGATGAATGGCGAAGGCAATGGATCAATAAAATAAGACAGAAAAAGGGATTAAATCATTTAAGACTTGATGAAGAAAACAATAGTGATAAAAGAGAAAAATTATTAGATTTATTAACTGATGCCTTCGAAAAAAATATAAATATAGATATTTTAATCAAATGA
- a CDS encoding 2Fe-2S iron-sulfur cluster binding domain-containing protein, giving the protein MNTVKINWPNKKSSNCSPGIDWLKAAYDAGLEIPTGCLGGSCGACEIEVNGEVVRACIATVPDEKELNVEFFSDPYW; this is encoded by the coding sequence ATGAATACAGTGAAAATAAACTGGCCTAATAAGAAATCAAGCAATTGCTCTCCTGGCATTGATTGGTTAAAAGCTGCCTATGATGCTGGTCTCGAGATCCCTACTGGATGCCTAGGAGGTAGCTGCGGTGCTTGCGAAATAGAAGTTAATGGTGAAGTGGTCCGTGCATGTATTGCAACAGTTCCAGATGAAAAGGAACTAAATGTTGAATTTTTTAGTGATCCTTATTGGTAA
- the glyQ gene encoding glycine--tRNA ligase subunit alpha, which produces MYFQDIISSLNNFWSEKGCLLLQPYDLEKGAGTMSPHSFLRAIGPEPWAVAYPEPCRRPTDGRYGDNPNRAQHYFQYQVLIKPSLDGIQEIYLSSLDVLGISAKDHDIRFVEDNWESPTLGAWGVGWEVWLDGMEVTQFTYFQQCGGLDCKPVSIEITYGLERLAMYLQNVESIWDLSWNEKNKYGDIWLPFEKGQCKYNFEESSSGNLRKLFEIYEEEAHQLIAKKLPAPCLDYVLKCSHTFNLLEARGVISVTERTKIIARIRSLARKVAEAWLEERDALGFPLSAKN; this is translated from the coding sequence ATGTATTTTCAGGACATAATTTCTAGCCTCAATAATTTCTGGAGTGAGAAAGGTTGTTTACTGCTTCAGCCGTATGATTTAGAGAAGGGTGCAGGAACGATGAGTCCTCATTCTTTTTTGAGAGCAATAGGTCCTGAGCCTTGGGCTGTCGCTTATCCAGAACCCTGCAGAAGACCAACTGATGGCAGGTATGGAGACAATCCAAATAGAGCTCAGCATTATTTTCAATATCAAGTTCTTATAAAGCCTTCTTTAGACGGTATACAAGAAATTTATTTGTCTTCCCTTGATGTATTGGGGATTTCAGCTAAAGATCACGATATTAGATTCGTAGAGGACAATTGGGAGTCTCCGACATTAGGCGCCTGGGGAGTTGGTTGGGAAGTTTGGCTTGATGGGATGGAAGTTACCCAATTTACATACTTTCAGCAATGTGGAGGTCTTGATTGCAAACCTGTTTCGATTGAGATCACTTATGGCCTTGAGAGATTGGCAATGTATTTACAAAATGTTGAAAGTATTTGGGACCTTTCCTGGAATGAAAAGAATAAATATGGTGACATCTGGCTTCCTTTCGAAAAAGGCCAATGTAAGTATAATTTTGAAGAATCTAGCTCGGGAAATTTAAGGAAACTTTTTGAAATTTATGAGGAAGAGGCTCATCAATTAATTGCTAAAAAGCTACCTGCACCTTGCCTTGATTACGTTCTGAAGTGCAGTCATACATTTAATTTATTAGAAGCAAGAGGGGTTATCTCTGTTACTGAGAGGACTAAGATTATTGCAAGAATTCGATCTTTAGCTCGTAAAGTTGCTGAGGCTTGGCTGGAGGAGAGAGATGCCCTTGGCTTCCCTCTTTCTGCTAAGAATTAA
- a CDS encoding Fe2+-dependent dioxygenase, which translates to MEYLTHSLINKSEALQIVNKLKAEKSSWQDGKKTAGSHAAEIKSNFQLDKNSKLSKELRDIIVNKIISNPLLKSFTLPSLIHGVMFTQSLAGHRYGSHIDNPYMSSGRSDLSFTLFLNSPEDYEGGELCIQTINKTEKIKLSAGEMIIYPSTQLHSVAEVKDGERHVCVGWIQSYIQNNEDRNFLFGLDAGAKGLLAKHGRSDELDLIFQSYSNILRRLGD; encoded by the coding sequence ATGGAATATTTAACTCATTCGTTAATCAATAAATCAGAAGCACTTCAAATAGTTAATAAACTAAAAGCAGAAAAATCATCATGGCAAGATGGCAAAAAAACTGCTGGAAGCCATGCTGCAGAAATCAAATCTAACTTTCAATTAGATAAAAATTCAAAATTATCCAAGGAGCTTAGAGATATCATTGTTAATAAAATAATTTCGAACCCTCTTCTAAAAAGTTTTACATTACCTAGTCTTATTCATGGAGTCATGTTTACTCAATCTCTAGCTGGGCATAGATATGGGTCACATATTGATAATCCTTATATGTCCTCAGGAAGAAGTGATCTATCTTTTACCTTATTTTTAAATTCGCCAGAAGATTATGAAGGTGGTGAATTATGTATTCAGACGATAAATAAAACTGAAAAAATTAAACTTTCTGCTGGAGAAATGATAATTTATCCGAGCACTCAACTACATTCTGTTGCTGAAGTCAAAGATGGTGAACGACATGTATGCGTAGGCTGGATTCAAAGCTATATACAAAATAACGAAGATAGAAATTTCTTATTTGGACTTGATGCAGGAGCAAAAGGCTTACTAGCAAAACATGGAAGATCCGATGAGTTAGATTTAATCTTTCAGTCTTACAGCAATATCCTAAGAAGATTAGGAGATTGA
- a CDS encoding extracellular solute-binding protein yields the protein MNLIKRLFTSVVAGTLLVSSSLNNAKASDREVRIYSGRHYNTDKQIYKKFNEETGIKIRLIEATGISLVERLKREGSNSKADVILLVDAARISNAAKSGLLQSYRSSKLDKNVPVEYRDPQARWYALTRRVRVMVANPKKVDINSIKDYSDLANPSLDGLVCVRKRSSPYNQSLVANQIVNKGEAKTKEWLKGMISNISQPFFPGDIGVIRAVAQGKCGVGIVNHYYVSRMLAGVNGRNDKSLAKKVKVITPNPAHVNVSAGGIARYAENKEEAIQLLEYLASPNGSRGLAGPTFEHPLVGFNKTDEVTQFGGFTPDSVTIDQLGTNNKKAIKLMRKAGWD from the coding sequence ATGAATTTAATTAAGCGTCTTTTTACTTCAGTAGTAGCAGGCACTCTACTAGTTTCTTCAAGTTTAAATAATGCAAAAGCCTCTGATAGAGAAGTAAGAATTTATTCAGGCAGGCATTACAACACTGATAAGCAAATATATAAGAAATTTAACGAGGAGACTGGAATAAAAATTCGATTAATAGAGGCTACAGGTATTTCTCTAGTTGAAAGATTGAAAAGGGAAGGATCAAATTCTAAAGCCGATGTGATTCTTCTTGTCGATGCTGCTCGAATTAGCAATGCTGCAAAAAGTGGTCTTCTTCAGTCATATAGGTCTTCCAAATTAGACAAAAATGTTCCAGTGGAATATCGAGATCCTCAAGCAAGATGGTATGCCTTAACAAGAAGGGTGAGAGTTATGGTCGCTAATCCTAAGAAAGTTGATATAAATTCAATCAAAGATTATTCAGATCTTGCTAATCCTTCCTTGGACGGTCTTGTTTGTGTGAGAAAAAGGAGCAGTCCATACAATCAATCTTTAGTGGCTAATCAAATTGTCAATAAAGGAGAAGCAAAAACTAAAGAGTGGTTGAAAGGTATGATTTCAAATATTTCTCAGCCTTTTTTCCCTGGTGATATTGGTGTTATAAGAGCTGTTGCTCAAGGTAAATGTGGTGTAGGTATTGTTAATCACTACTATGTTTCAAGGATGCTCGCAGGTGTTAATGGTAGAAATGATAAAAGTTTGGCTAAAAAAGTAAAAGTTATTACTCCTAATCCAGCTCATGTGAATGTCAGTGCAGGAGGCATTGCTAGATATGCTGAAAATAAAGAGGAAGCGATTCAACTACTTGAGTATCTTGCCTCTCCTAATGGGAGTAGAGGATTAGCAGGTCCAACATTTGAGCACCCTTTAGTTGGTTTTAATAAAACAGATGAAGTTACACAATTTGGAGGATTTACTCCTGACAGTGTGACCATTGATCAATTAGGAACTAATAACAAGAAAGCAATAAAACTTATGAGAAAGGCAGGTTGGGATTAA
- a CDS encoding nuclear transport factor 2 family protein has translation MLIEEKELKKFFNLSYGEKAPSREEWESLYNQEVKFIDPTQERNGIDAYINAQYGLIKRCDDIYLESHSIAINKNIAFVEWTMGLKIKGLEFLYDGTTRLIFDEEGKVKEHRDYFDFCSGTFGNIPVIGAFFRWLYSRFVD, from the coding sequence ATGCTCATCGAAGAGAAAGAATTAAAAAAATTCTTTAATCTATCCTATGGAGAGAAAGCTCCATCAAGGGAAGAATGGGAATCGTTATACAATCAAGAAGTTAAATTCATCGATCCTACCCAAGAAAGAAATGGAATTGATGCATATATCAATGCTCAATATGGATTAATCAAAAGATGTGATGATATATATCTAGAATCACACTCAATTGCCATCAATAAGAATATTGCTTTTGTTGAATGGACAATGGGTTTAAAAATAAAAGGTCTCGAATTTTTATACGATGGGACAACAAGATTAATATTTGATGAAGAAGGGAAAGTTAAAGAACATAGAGATTATTTTGATTTTTGTTCTGGAACGTTTGGTAATATTCCAGTTATAGGAGCATTTTTTAGATGGCTTTACTCAAGATTCGTTGACTGA
- a CDS encoding DUF6737 family protein — protein sequence MEKNSKKGFWDSKPYWCQPWSIISFGVLFLIISWKLFNNIIISSVLGIFILVWWILFLILAPLSYQVIDEK from the coding sequence ATGGAGAAAAATTCAAAAAAAGGTTTTTGGGATTCAAAGCCTTATTGGTGTCAACCATGGTCAATTATTAGCTTTGGAGTTTTATTTCTAATTATTAGTTGGAAACTATTTAATAACATTATAATTTCTTCTGTTTTAGGCATTTTTATTCTTGTTTGGTGGATATTATTTTTAATACTTGCTCCGCTTTCTTATCAGGTAATAGACGAAAAATAA
- a CDS encoding iron uptake porin, translated as MKLFQRLLVAPAALGLMAPLAANADVTAVSNESDLSSEVIQARVDGVEAQLGEIMAGQFSSSTKMSGKAAFITGYVDDDAESDTDSITMEYMYQLNMNTSFTGEDMLYTRLKAGNVSDHFVDKGQGTYLSAGKNTSDALKVDKIWYQFPVGDDVTVWVGPKIENYYMLASSPSIYKPVTKQFTLGGNGTVYGSSTKAGFGAAYVQPTEDPSAGRFAVSVAYTNQSGAKSGKDQGLFGEDGKSALLTKLEYGTPQWQVSGAVALKENGWSDSYFTTAAGKARSAAGSETAVGLRAYWKPDTTGAIPEVQLGYDVSTIDDAPTGFADEASGWMVGLGWKDLLIDGNRAGVAFGSRVSATSIVGGTSDPSEDNSVWEAYYSFKINDGVTVTPAIFGGSDVESEGKDVSGAVVLTEFRF; from the coding sequence ATGAAGCTTTTTCAGCGTTTGCTGGTAGCTCCTGCTGCTTTGGGCCTAATGGCACCATTAGCTGCAAATGCCGATGTTACTGCGGTATCTAACGAGTCTGATTTAAGTTCTGAAGTTATTCAAGCTCGTGTTGATGGCGTTGAAGCTCAACTCGGCGAAATAATGGCTGGTCAGTTCTCTTCATCTACAAAGATGAGCGGAAAGGCTGCTTTCATAACTGGTTATGTTGATGATGATGCTGAGTCAGATACTGACAGCATCACTATGGAATATATGTATCAGTTGAACATGAACACCAGTTTTACTGGTGAAGACATGCTCTATACAAGACTTAAGGCTGGTAATGTATCTGACCATTTCGTAGATAAGGGTCAAGGTACTTATCTTTCCGCTGGTAAGAACACATCAGATGCTCTTAAAGTTGACAAGATTTGGTATCAATTCCCAGTTGGCGATGACGTAACTGTTTGGGTTGGTCCAAAAATTGAGAACTACTACATGCTTGCAAGTTCTCCTTCTATCTATAAGCCTGTAACTAAGCAATTCACTCTTGGTGGAAATGGAACTGTTTATGGTTCTTCTACTAAAGCTGGTTTTGGTGCCGCTTATGTACAACCAACTGAAGATCCTTCAGCCGGTAGATTCGCAGTAAGTGTTGCTTACACAAATCAAAGTGGTGCAAAGTCTGGTAAGGACCAAGGACTTTTTGGTGAAGATGGTAAGTCAGCTTTACTTACTAAGCTTGAGTACGGAACCCCTCAATGGCAAGTATCTGGTGCTGTTGCATTGAAAGAAAATGGCTGGTCTGATAGCTACTTCACAACAGCTGCAGGCAAGGCAAGATCTGCGGCTGGTTCTGAAACTGCAGTCGGTTTAAGAGCATATTGGAAGCCTGATACAACAGGAGCTATTCCTGAAGTACAGCTTGGTTATGACGTTTCTACTATTGACGATGCTCCAACTGGATTTGCTGATGAAGCATCAGGTTGGATGGTTGGACTTGGTTGGAAAGACCTACTAATCGACGGAAACAGAGCTGGTGTTGCTTTTGGTTCAAGAGTTAGCGCTACTTCTATTGTTGGTGGTACTTCTGATCCTTCTGAAGATAACAGTGTTTGGGAAGCTTATTATTCCTTCAAAATTAATGATGGCGTAACAGTTACTCCAGCAATCTTTGGTGGTTCAGATGTTGAGTCTGAAGGCAAAGATGTTAGTGGAGCAGTTGTTCTAACTGAATTTAGATTCTAA
- a CDS encoding putative 2OG-Fe(II) oxygenase gives MEVTKISPPVSGFLQVRLDQEIIDYLWKIIDTSQKNKNKNAKGELIGNISKSILLEDIDSFFFKSVCVPLIKYYRETNITRTDPVARNALLGPKSKLVLDKLWVNYQYKTEFNPYHDHSGVYSFAIWLKIPYGWLDLKKLPQYNDMNDDDIKAGCFEFEYNDSLGGVQNYSYRLSPELEGVMVFFPAKLRHCVYPFYETDEPRISIAGNLSYLPS, from the coding sequence ATGGAAGTTACTAAAATATCTCCTCCAGTATCTGGTTTTTTACAAGTGAGACTGGATCAAGAGATCATTGATTATTTATGGAAAATTATTGATACATCCCAAAAAAACAAAAATAAGAATGCTAAGGGTGAATTAATAGGAAATATTTCTAAAAGTATTTTACTTGAAGATATAGATTCATTTTTTTTTAAATCTGTTTGTGTACCTTTAATTAAATATTACCGGGAAACCAATATCACAAGAACTGACCCTGTTGCTCGAAATGCCTTATTGGGTCCTAAAAGTAAATTGGTATTAGATAAACTTTGGGTCAACTATCAATATAAGACAGAATTTAATCCATATCATGATCACTCTGGTGTCTATTCTTTTGCTATTTGGTTGAAGATTCCATATGGATGGTTAGATCTAAAGAAATTACCTCAATATAATGATATGAATGATGATGACATAAAGGCAGGTTGTTTTGAATTTGAATATAATGATTCTCTTGGTGGAGTTCAGAATTATTCATATAGATTATCACCCGAACTTGAAGGAGTTATGGTTTTCTTTCCTGCTAAATTAAGACATTGTGTTTATCCATTTTATGAAACTGACGAACCAAGAATTTCAATAGCAGGTAATCTTTCTTATTTACCTTCTTGA
- a CDS encoding peroxiredoxin: MPLKLGDQIPDFSLSDQLGVARTNKQAKGRPLVLFFYPKDDTPGCTAENCGFRDKYDLFKLFGAEVWGVSGDDEESHRSFADKNKLPFPLLCDTDNSLRRAFGVPKVLGLLDGRVTYIIDSKGAIRHIFNDLLNGPAHVNEALRVLGEIRN, translated from the coding sequence ATGCCTTTAAAGTTAGGCGATCAAATACCTGATTTCTCACTCTCTGATCAACTAGGAGTCGCTAGGACGAATAAGCAAGCTAAAGGTAGGCCTCTAGTTTTATTTTTTTATCCAAAAGATGATACCCCAGGTTGTACAGCTGAAAATTGCGGCTTTAGAGATAAATACGACCTTTTTAAATTATTTGGTGCTGAAGTTTGGGGGGTAAGTGGGGACGATGAAGAAAGCCACAGATCTTTTGCAGACAAAAATAAACTTCCATTTCCACTATTGTGCGACACGGACAATTCTTTGAGAAGAGCTTTTGGTGTCCCTAAAGTTCTTGGTTTGCTTGATGGCCGAGTGACATATATCATTGACTCCAAAGGGGCTATTAGGCATATTTTTAATGACCTTTTGAATGGTCCTGCTCACGTTAATGAAGCACTAAGAGTATTGGGTGAAATTAGAAATTAA
- a CDS encoding Npun_F0494 family protein has product MLLIDQKIFKRAKKGIRNSPFKLFLFQSLQKGSLSAQNVFEKKSKYLNQEFMFINSASFIENEFLKLIKIGVLRREVDGQGLTSKVRITPIGRQVIESSTDLFTKKISLIKKLVKCLKYQLYPR; this is encoded by the coding sequence ATGTTGCTGATTGACCAAAAAATCTTTAAAAGAGCAAAGAAAGGGATTAGGAATTCTCCCTTCAAATTATTTCTTTTTCAAAGTCTTCAAAAAGGGAGCCTAAGTGCTCAAAATGTTTTTGAGAAAAAATCAAAATATCTGAATCAAGAGTTTATGTTTATCAATAGTGCTTCATTCATAGAGAATGAATTTCTTAAATTAATTAAAATAGGTGTTTTAAGAAGGGAAGTTGATGGCCAAGGCCTTACTTCAAAAGTTCGTATTACACCAATAGGTAGACAAGTTATAGAAAGCAGTACAGATTTATTTACTAAAAAAATATCGCTTATAAAAAAATTAGTTAAATGCCTAAAATACCAATTATATCCAAGATGA
- a CDS encoding class I SAM-dependent methyltransferase, with product MSGFGKKKKEKKVSSKKLQKLSEKDLKAHSINNHIKGNLEEAEKGYMAFLNNGYSDADIISNYALICEEKEENDKAIRLYEKCTKSFPNHIYSKLNLSFLYYKLNHLEKAEIIIEEAIKLKPSLPNGHCIRGLILKSLNKYNESKLSLEKAIELDKNFFDAYINLGLLNKDSNKYDEAEEYYLKALEINDKSAIVHLNLGACYKEKKELEKAILHTEKAIEIDNKLEKCNLNLATIYNQIGDYKKSLSFIKKEILLNKNSELSFQLLSEIIKKGELLNISKKDNRELINNILDRKDISHRELFGCINNIISKELLEKLSILDSELYENNEFNILINQKELIKALSLLIFCSPLWEKVLVNIRKIFLISYSDKHKVSNSILNFIIGLGSQCFLNEYVYYISTEEKYKLEELKKTINENINKDYKLAIISCYQSLSSINNTTIDLNTYVSNNKEFNSLLNLQFKELNDEKNISKGIKKIGNIKDSISKEVKNQYELNPYPRWRYNSYAKENKLNFFSVINAEIYPNTIKSNSSQLKDKKTNILIAGCGTGIQILEASRYSNCEITAIDLSNSSISYAKRKVDEYGLKNVDFIEMDLLELTALNKRFDLIECSGVLHHMNDPNKGLSNLFNVLEPRGFLKLGLYSKYARKEILKARELIKEKNIQPSVDGIRSFRNDVLNGEIKELNKITNWSDFYSTSMCRDLCFHSHENCYSLIEIKEMLKVFNLEFLGFTLSKDIKDKYQRDKKDIDSLKDLELWDKFEKLNPNCFREMYQFWARKSIK from the coding sequence TTGAGTGGTTTCGGGAAAAAGAAAAAAGAGAAAAAAGTCTCTTCTAAAAAACTCCAAAAGCTTTCAGAAAAAGATCTGAAAGCACACTCAATCAATAATCATATCAAAGGAAATTTAGAGGAAGCAGAAAAAGGTTATATGGCTTTTTTAAACAATGGGTATTCTGATGCAGATATAATTTCAAATTATGCACTCATATGTGAAGAAAAAGAAGAAAATGATAAAGCAATAAGATTATACGAAAAATGTACTAAAAGTTTTCCAAACCATATTTACTCGAAATTAAATTTATCTTTTTTATATTACAAATTAAATCATTTAGAAAAAGCAGAAATAATAATAGAGGAAGCAATTAAATTAAAGCCAAGCCTTCCGAATGGACATTGTATTAGAGGATTGATTTTAAAAAGTTTAAATAAATATAATGAGTCAAAATTATCACTTGAGAAAGCAATCGAACTAGATAAAAATTTCTTTGATGCATATATCAATCTAGGTTTATTAAATAAAGATTCTAATAAATATGATGAAGCCGAAGAGTATTATTTAAAAGCTTTAGAAATTAATGATAAATCTGCTATTGTTCATTTAAATCTAGGAGCATGCTACAAAGAGAAAAAAGAACTCGAAAAGGCAATATTACATACAGAAAAAGCAATAGAGATAGATAATAAACTAGAAAAATGTAATTTAAATCTAGCTACCATATATAACCAAATTGGTGATTATAAAAAATCACTCTCATTTATAAAAAAAGAAATTTTATTGAATAAAAATAGTGAGTTAAGTTTTCAACTTTTAAGTGAGATAATTAAGAAAGGAGAATTATTAAATATATCAAAGAAAGATAATAGAGAATTAATTAATAATATATTAGATAGGAAAGATATTTCTCATCGAGAACTATTTGGGTGCATAAACAACATTATCTCAAAAGAATTATTAGAAAAATTATCTATTTTAGACTCGGAATTATATGAGAATAATGAGTTTAATATTCTTATTAATCAAAAGGAATTAATAAAAGCACTATCTCTACTCATATTTTGCTCTCCGTTATGGGAAAAAGTCTTAGTAAATATACGCAAGATTTTTCTTATAAGCTATTCAGATAAACATAAGGTAAGTAATAGTATTCTTAACTTTATTATCGGGCTTGGATCACAATGTTTCTTAAATGAGTATGTCTATTACATATCAACAGAAGAAAAATATAAACTAGAGGAACTTAAGAAAACAATCAATGAGAATATAAATAAAGACTATAAATTAGCAATAATATCATGTTATCAATCTCTATCATCTATCAATAATACAACAATCGATTTAAATACTTATGTATCAAACAACAAAGAATTCAATAGTTTACTCAACTTACAATTCAAAGAGTTAAATGATGAAAAAAATATATCAAAAGGAATTAAAAAGATAGGAAATATAAAAGATTCAATATCTAAAGAAGTAAAGAATCAGTATGAATTAAATCCGTATCCTAGGTGGAGATATAATTCATATGCTAAAGAAAACAAATTAAACTTTTTTTCAGTTATTAATGCTGAAATCTATCCAAATACAATTAAATCTAATTCAAGTCAGTTAAAAGATAAAAAAACAAATATACTTATAGCTGGTTGTGGAACGGGGATTCAAATACTCGAAGCATCTCGATATAGTAATTGTGAAATAACAGCAATCGATTTAAGCAATTCAAGTATCTCATATGCAAAGAGAAAGGTCGATGAATATGGATTAAAGAATGTAGATTTTATAGAAATGGATTTACTTGAATTGACAGCACTAAATAAAAGATTTGATTTAATAGAATGCTCAGGTGTTCTCCATCATATGAATGATCCTAATAAGGGATTATCAAATCTATTTAATGTATTAGAACCAAGAGGATTTTTAAAGTTAGGTTTATATAGCAAGTATGCAAGAAAAGAAATACTAAAAGCGAGAGAACTCATCAAAGAAAAAAATATTCAACCAAGCGTTGATGGAATAAGAAGCTTCAGAAACGACGTTCTTAATGGAGAAATAAAAGAGTTAAATAAAATAACTAATTGGTCAGATTTCTACTCAACCTCAATGTGTAGAGATCTCTGCTTTCATAGTCACGAAAACTGTTACTCATTAATTGAAATCAAAGAGATGTTAAAAGTATTTAATCTGGAATTCCTAGGTTTTACTCTTTCAAAAGATATAAAAGATAAATATCAGAGAGATAAAAAAGATATAGACTCTTTAAAAGATTTAGAATTATGGGATAAATTTGAAAAATTAAACCCTAATTGCTTTAGAGAAATGTATCAGTTCTGGGCTAGAAAATCAATTAAATAG
- a CDS encoding DUF7222 domain-containing protein, whose product MGKLIDLIKETYDHKACLEIASSGCSNGACTRHTYQAETLLLYMSYSDEIIKYISEKLGYSFLSNLARDFGSPLEENKAEEDFTWREVVSACPNKDDYKHALVWKFIELVAKEKTLEH is encoded by the coding sequence ATGGGAAAATTAATTGATTTAATTAAAGAAACCTACGACCATAAAGCATGCTTAGAGATTGCAAGCAGTGGTTGTTCTAACGGGGCATGCACAAGACATACCTATCAAGCTGAGACACTCTTGCTCTATATGAGTTACTCAGATGAAATAATCAAATACATTTCTGAAAAACTCGGATACTCTTTTCTTTCTAATCTTGCAAGAGATTTTGGATCACCACTAGAAGAAAATAAAGCTGAAGAAGATTTCACATGGCGGGAGGTAGTATCGGCTTGTCCCAACAAAGATGACTACAAACATGCCCTTGTATGGAAATTCATAGAATTAGTCGCCAAAGAGAAAACTTTAGAACACTAA